In Vicia villosa cultivar HV-30 ecotype Madison, WI linkage group LG7, Vvil1.0, whole genome shotgun sequence, the DNA window atcaaacttagTTAacgcagtgtaaaaacttggttaatgcagtaatcaagttggttaatgcacgtccgtacatgaacagtgtcttctgtaattttaaaaataaaaaatattttttataaatattattattttattttaaaaacactgttcaccgtataaatacggtgaacagtgtttgatgtaagtattggtgtataatatgggtgtaagaatagcattactcttatatttatatgtatgttgtattttatatttagAGAACAAACCATGTATCTCCTACATGTCTCAACCCATTTCACTTCGTTGAGGGTTGTGACTACTACAGGTGTAGCATAATGTACTTTTGGTAAGTACCCGAAGTTACATTTTCGATATGAGAACGCAGAAAAAATTGACTAGAAATACAGCAAATTCACAAACTCAAATTACCATAATTCAAACATTGATAACATAACAAGCAATGCATTAAggattttttttaacataatttaaACATTACACTTCAACGTTCAGGTGGACGTTGCAACATGTTGATAATATCATCGACTGATCTCGCCATAGTTGCATCCAGCTCGATCGGAACTTTTGCTTTTAAACGGAAAAAGGTTATCCACATAGTCCGTAAATCAGTGCTCGTCTTTAGCTCATGGTTGATGAACTCAAGCTTTCCTTCCTTGTCAATGGATGGGGAGGGGTACTCGATCTTCACAATTTTTCGATTGTAGCCATATGGTAGAGCTTCTGCAGTGTGTATTGCAGATCTTCAAGAGGGGTGTACTCGGTGACCTTAAATTCTCGTGATGGTGTATTGCTGGTAAAGTGAACATTTCCAACATGACAAATAATGCTCATTTTGGTTTTGGTGTTTTAGTATGAAGCAATATGAAGACTGAGGTTATATAAAATAGTTGGAGGATATTATGACCATATAAACCCTATATGATTACAGTGTGTGAACCAGAAATGAATTTCTGGTTCCAAACCGGACGTACATTTTCGGTAACTGCCCTGGTATCAAAAAACAGAAACAGAAGCATAATATAGAACAGAAACATAAGAAGAGACATAATCCAACATAGAGACATAATAACAAAATGTTTTCATTCAATATCATAATACGCTAACAAAATGTCACATACaataatatgataaataattacTTAAATGACCCGAAATAATTATCGTTCGACAAATCTACCATTGGTATCCCCTTTGACTTTTCCCTATTTTTTGCTATTTCAATGTTGTTCAATTTGGTGTACTCTTCAACCTTTCAGTATATTGGTTCGGCCAAGTTTCAGATTCGATTGTAAAATGATTTGCTCACTCGTTGATGTAACTTATATAAGGCATCCCGATTTTAAATAAACTTGAAGAAAATGTGCGGATTAGAAATCCACCCAACACAGATAGAACGATCATTTGGCTTTGGAGGTGGAGCAGTGCGCAGTGGGAAATAAGTGTCTGAGAAACCGTATCTTTTAAGATTAATACACGATCTCTCATACGCACTTGTGATGAGATGTCCCATCTTGGTCTTCTCATCTAGTGTAAGCCTTGCAGGCATTAATGTCTATCCTTTCAAAGTTTCAATACACTTCTCTTTAGTTAAAATTGATTGCTTCTTCACTTTCCACAATCCAAAATCGTTGTCTTCGGAAAATTTTACAATCTCCCATTTAGCCATGATGCTCATTTGTAAACAATACCCCTATGTCCCACAGTGGATGCCACTTGCTGTGAAAATGATAAGGTTCAATTTACATCGAGAAATTTGATGTGTGGGGACAAAGAACAGTTGCAATCAAAATAAATGGCCTTCAGCAGTAATAACTAATAAATAGTGAATTTAGTAGACAAAGTTTAAATAAGGCGATAACACAAAAAGTTTGTTTACCTAGTTCGATCAAATGATCTACATATGAGGGAGAGAGCAGCTCTCCAATTCATTATACTttaaaagttgttacaagagataaCAAATGACttacaagaaaatagccttcCAAGTTTCcaagaacaaaccctattttctatACCCAAGTGTTTTCCAATCTCTCTAACTCTCAATTTAAGAATCACACAAACTCAATGTGTTTAGAAGTATTTCTCAGTCACCTTAGATAACTCAAAAGTTTCTCCAAAACCCTTGTCTTTTCTAAGTTCTCCCTTGGAATTCCCTAAACTTTTATTTCTCAATTTTATTCTTAAATACTAAAATTGACAATGTAATCTTGCCTTTGTGACCCGTGTGCTCTCTTTGTGATGAGTCATCCCCTTCTAAAGGTGTATTCTCAATTCAGTATCTTGTATAAGCtaagaacattttctcaatgtcatTTTCATCATTCCATAAGATTTTTCTAAACCCATACAAATTCCAAGGGAGAACTATCAATCAAAATACGACATAGAAATCCATACAAATTCGACAATGACATTCACATAAAGCTTCTAATGACTTTTCTAAACCCATACTATTCTACTATTCTTTTTCTCAATGTCATTTTCATCATTCCATAAGATTTTTCAACAATTGGTGTATGTTCGTCTTGTAATTGGATATTACATGATTGTTCAGAATTTTACAACCTTATTTTCGATAGCTTGACTTTGTCAGAGTTATCGCGGATAGCCGGATACACGATTACTTTCAGCATAAAGCATTACACGATTACTTTCACAACCTTTTATATATAgagaaattctttggccacctccctatcttctagtccacctctggtgaaaaccccattatacccctgacttcggaaatgaacttccgaaatgcatgaaaaaggtgttttcggaagttcatctccgaaagcgcctttttttttgaaaaaaatgtcttatttcggaagttcatttccgaaactacaatttcggaaatgaaattccgaaataaaacgcgttctgcagattaagcagaactctccccctcccccaaatcatttaccctaatcatcatcaaacacttccataggcgaaatttctgcagaagcaagtgtgaagtagccaaactcttcttccaaactcaaccaaactcatcattaaacactaattggtaagtttatcattgttttttcaagttttagatctatttgattaaactatattagggtgtttagaatctgaaaaaatgacattaagatagcttagtactgatattaggatgtttagtaggcaaaaaaatggatttggtttaggtttttgggtctgccattggaggttgcagagaagctctacgtgggggtgtttcggaagttcatttccgaaaacacctccatcccagttttcggaaatgaacttccgaactgtaccagaagttcatttttttttgttttttcatttgtctcgcatattaatcgatttcgattgtttacaggatcatgtcagaccagccagcacgcatcagacaggggagagagtcctAGACTGCGTCGGCTATACGCGAGCGAGCGGCGGCGCATCTGGcttcgacccagggacgggggcagggacggggacaccgtgtccgcgttccacaggacttggtggagagttcatctgcttcaagCTCTAGGAGTAGcttggctcgggtatcttcttcccgccagcgagaggaggaggatgaggatgaggaggaggaggaggtcataccggatgttgaccctccagtcggggaggaggagcaggaggagcaggaggtggatagctttccgggagggccttttgacacttccctgctgattcactcccaggatcacgtcgctcggcggatctgggagggagaggtattttttttaacttagccgtttatttgtcaccattttttataattttaccgtttatttctcgcttatttgtttttttttgtaacaggagagagagccattgaaaatggtgaaccactccaggaagattttcggtctgtttaaaccagcagctcagtggtttaacgaccatgtgcgaggttcagggctttgcgggctctgcatgaccgggtacaccaccatcagcaccggcatgcagggggcatttgtggagcgctggcacaaggagacgtcttctttccacttgccggtgggggagttgacgatcaccatgcatgacgtccagtgtcttctccacctgcctattagggggccgctgttggaccactccaggatccagagggtcgaggccattgagtggatgatgcactatttgggcctgccgcacgaggttgctcacctggagtgcgtctcgacttctgggcctcatgtccggttcaacacactgagcctctattttgagttccacctggacgcggcggtcgAGGCCTAGCAGGAGGGTAACGACCTATTCAtggagtaccaccgcggctgcgctcttcggtgctggtacatgcatgtggtaggcgctgcatgctttgtggacaagagcgccaggtacgtcgacgtggcctacctctgctatttcatggacctggataccgttcaccagtggaactggggggcagctactctggcatatctctaccagaagctgaatgaggcctccaactggaggacgaggcagctggtcggatcctgcactctgcttacggtacgtttgattttaacacattctcgtatttatttatttatttatgtttcgtatttatttttaatacattatcgtatatgtgtttcagagctggatcatctcctacttctcccgcatccacggcttccacatcgatcctgcgtacgttgacgccatgcccagggccgccagatacgccctccagagggggaacgatgcggtgggaccataccgcctgtacctggaccgcacgatgcacgacgacgtcacctggaggccgttcgccgactatgctcaggttgtccccttcgacggggttgctctatattcaggctggttggcatgcgggaccggcatcatggtccggtatctcccggagcggtgcatgcggcagtttgggttcgtgcagatcatacccaggtcacccttcgaggctgctcctgacacagtgaccagagtgcagctcactgccatatgggaggagtggcagcatcatgtggtaccggaggagtaccgtcgcatgcgggtcacccaggactggcacagtgtggaggggtacgtcacatggttctaccgggtgtcccatcctctcttgagacccgacgttcccggcgctcctaggccagcacacgaggagatcctggagaaccggcaggcggaggatgaccacgccattgatctccttccgatctgccagcggatagagatgcttgggcgggacgcgttgcatCGAGGTGTCATTCATCAGGGCGGATCAGAGGCaatcgccgtgatggagatgatcgtcactgatgcggaccgtgcggcggggtacaggcggcagaggagggcccagggtgagcgggttaggcacacccagtagtggtggggtttattcattttttgattttggattgtatatttagcacactatttttatttatttcggtttgtatataatattttcatattagtatttttttttgtttatttatcatattagtgttttcagtctatctattgtttattttgtttgccggtaacgtttaattaaaatgcggttgcgtttaagaaaaacattaaaaaaaaaacacagtttctgcataattcggaaatgaacttccgaattcaccccccatgaggtgttttcggatgttcatctccgaacgcaccccccatgaggtgttttcggagatgaacttccgaatcaaggaaattttttaaaaaaaaaaagcgcttcggaagttcatttccgaagcaggggtagtttgggaatttcgctgggggtgaccccccatagggaaccatgtttttttttattaatatcgcACTTAAAATTAACAAAGCTTTATAAGTGATTAAATATATTTCGGGAATGGATTACTAACTATAGTAAATACTGAAAATAGCTATGAATTGTATTGAACAACTAGAAAGCTTGTGCCAAATATACATTCAAATTACACTATTCAACCAAATATACAattcttgttcaaaaaaaaaaaaaccaaatataCAATTCAAATTACATTTATTCAACCAAATATACAATTCAAATTACAACAAATACAACTACataattgattattattataatttttttgacgCTTTTAAAAAACATATTATTATGACATATTtcttctaaattttattttttagatttatttaataaataatatattttgactATATATAATTTATTGAATGAACCTAAAAGGGAAGCACAAAGACGGaattaatttaaatttctttgaCAAATTAATAAGCTATTTGTCATTATTCCATAATTTATTGACTACCCTCACAATTAAACGAACAACCAAAAAAACACCAAGAGCTGCGACAAAGATAGCCCAAACAAAAATAGCAATACCAAACACATTTTCTAAAAGATGATTCCAAATGACATTTGGTGTGACCATGTTTACTGCAAACAAGTAGGTAAGAGCAAAACTTGTGAGTGTGATACTCATTCCAATTGATAAAAGCCATACTGGAAATGTTTTCTCTATAGGAATTCCACTAACCAGAAAGAGAAGAACACTAAGTGCTGAAATGAAACAAATTGTATTACATATCAAAAATCGaagataataatttttatataaagtaGCTAAGATAGCTTCTCCAGCACATATATTGTATCCGGTCTTATCCGAGCAAAGTGGGTCATCATTGACACTCACTTGCACGACACCACCGGGTGGATTAGTGGCGAGTGAAAATGTTACAGTTGCGATTATAGAAACTGCTATACCCATGCTAGTTTTCATACCTTTTATCCATTTTTCTTTATCTTTGTATTCAAACCACTTTGCTACACGCTCAAACAACTTCCTACCACATGATTTCTGAGGATTCTCTTCATGAATATTCGTACTCATTTTATTGACTTGATTCTTGATTATCAATATCAATTCACTAACCCTGCTTGAATGTTTTGTTACAAGTTAGAAGATAGCATGTATATATAGATGATTTAATCAAACAATGAAAATAGTAcagaatatgttttatcaaataGACTTTTCAATGCAATTGAGATTAATAATTATGGTTATCATAATTTGGATTTAAGTACTTgcactaaaaattaatttttatgattttaaagAGAATTTGATTTTTGTCTCGTATTTACTTATATGTTAAAGATGAACATGGTCcacatatttttaatttacatatCAAACATAATTAtttgtctctttcttttttttttaataattatcgatgataaatttattaaaaaatatttatactaatcaataataaattgttattattttttgtacataataattaaaatatgtgTCTGGGCGTTCTCTCACACAGTGGAGGGTTAGTCTTAAGGGAAAAATGTAGGCAATAATATTCTTCCATCTCGTAACCGCATATGCGAATATATGTTTATGAGGGAACACGATTATCACATCTTAGGAGTTTTCTGATTCCTAGACTCACAGACCTCTATAAATACGTTAAAGAGTGACAACTGATATATTCAGATACAACCGCATAACGCCAAAAAATATAGAGTTTttcatatctctctctctctctctctctctctctctatatatatatatatatatatatatatatatatatatatatatatatatatatatatatatatatatatatatatatatatatatatatatatatatatatatatataaaagatgttTTCAGAGATTTTGGTATTATATGACAAATTGACAAGTATTAGTCTATTAGTTTTTACTAAATGCATGCGTGTGAAATTAGGGATAGTAATGGATATGGTACTATATTATCCATCTTCATATATGTGGTTTGAAAAAATCCTCGTAATCAAGCCCACATTCGCATGTGCACCAACGTTTATACCTCTATTCGTACCCTTTGGGTACCTATTCTAGGTCAGCCCAAGGTGCAATAAGACCAAACCCACTCATTTTTCCTGCTCCATTAAGCCCAAGATATAAATTCACATCCAAGGGGGTTTCAAGTTCACAATCTCTAATCTCCACTCTCATTACAATTATCTTAAACCCTAAATTAACTTGGGTGTTGGGCTGTTAATCATGCAGGCACCCCGTTCGGTACACCGTATTGGAGTTTATCAACATCAGTTCAAGATCAACGACTCCGATTCAAGATATGTCACGATCGTAAccttcgatccaatatctcacatcacTGAATTGATTACGAAGCTTTATTCCATTGTAGCTTATATAATCTCCTCCATTCATGTATCTGCAACGGAAGAGTGGCACCCAATGTGAGAATCGACATCTGATTCCTATGATTTCAACGACCTTACATTTTGGAGGTTTAGATCCAGATCTCAGATTTTCTAGCTTACAAGCCACCTAATTTAGAGGGAATCAACCTCTGGTTCCCGCATTTCCCTTCTTCTCCGTTCGCGACCTTCTCAGATTTTAGAATCAAGAAATGTTCTATGGATAATACAAAGATCCTCCACAGTCGATCCAATCAACTATCGCCTCTCTATCCTGGCATGCCATAGACCAAATCTCTAATTCCCATGAGAAATCTGAAAATTAGAGAGAAGAAGTCTCATGCACGGGTCTAAAGTTATGTCAGGGTCTAAAGGTGACTTTCATCAATACCGAACCAATCGCAATTTGTCTCCAGACTTAGCGTCATCCCTGTGTTTCCCTTCTGATGGAACTCTTACCATAAAAGAACTTTCAAGATACGATAAGTTAGTCGTTAATGACGCCTGGATACTAAAAATTCATAGTTAACGTCAAACGTCAATCAAATACTAAGGTGCATCTTGTGAATACCATGGGAATTCAGTTGCATGCACCGGGGTTTCCACCTACCGAATTACGAAGCAGGGGTCCACTAATAATGCCTAGTGAAAGATGTTTTGGATCTAGGACGCCAAGAGACCTAGTGGTATCCGCATCCAACCATTGTCTGAAGCTttggattttgtttgaaaatggaATAAACAAACCGCGACTCTGAGCTCCTCGCCGGTCTACCGAAGCAATCAATCCTCCAAGACAAATCTGCATGGA includes these proteins:
- the LOC131619869 gene encoding uncharacterized protein LOC131619869 — protein: MPRAARYALQRGNDAVGPYRLYLDRTMHDDVTWRPFADYAQVVPFDGVALYSGWLACGTGIMVRYLPERCMRQFGFVQIIPRSPFEAAPDTVTRVQLTAIWEEWQHHVVPEEYRRMRVTQDWHSVEGYVTWFYRVSHPLLRPDVPGAPRPAHEEILENRQAEDDHAIDLLPICQRIEMLGRDALHRGVIHQGGSEAIAVMEMIL
- the LOC131618079 gene encoding uncharacterized protein LOC131618079; protein product: MSTNIHEENPQKSCGRKLFERVAKWFEYKDKEKWIKGMKTSMGIAVSIIATVTFSLATNPPGGVVQVSVNDDPLCSDKTGYNICAGEAILATLYKNYYLRFLICNTICFISALSVLLFLVSGIPIEKTFPVWLLSIGMSITLTSFALTYLFAVNMVTPNVIWNHLLENVFGIAIFVWAIFVAALGVFLVVRLIVRVVNKLWNNDK